A genomic window from Streptomyces mirabilis includes:
- a CDS encoding maleylpyruvate isomerase N-terminal domain-containing protein gives MSLKNAYLETAAQAVALLDAPEVAASWEKPSALAQWTVGGLAGHLAYQIFSVDPALEGPASEREPIPVLEHYSRAVWIDASLDGEINSGIRAKGEGISSEGVRRLVERVHAALDQQRTGLEEVHGDWVVFMPQTGWALSLDDFLVTRMVELSVHMDDLAVSVGLSAPELPGTALDPVVALLTGLAVRRHGQAALLRALTRAERTPSAINVF, from the coding sequence GTGAGCCTGAAGAACGCCTACTTGGAGACCGCCGCGCAGGCCGTAGCGTTGCTGGACGCACCGGAAGTAGCCGCGTCGTGGGAGAAACCCAGCGCGTTGGCGCAGTGGACCGTCGGAGGTCTGGCCGGCCACCTTGCGTATCAGATCTTCAGCGTGGATCCGGCGCTGGAGGGGCCCGCCTCTGAGCGGGAGCCCATCCCTGTGCTGGAGCACTATTCGCGGGCCGTGTGGATCGACGCGTCACTCGACGGCGAGATCAACTCTGGGATTCGAGCGAAGGGTGAAGGTATCTCGTCCGAAGGTGTGCGGCGGCTGGTCGAGCGGGTCCATGCCGCGCTCGACCAGCAGCGAACCGGCCTCGAGGAGGTGCACGGCGACTGGGTGGTGTTCATGCCGCAAACAGGGTGGGCGCTGAGCCTGGACGATTTCCTCGTGACGCGGATGGTTGAGCTCTCTGTGCATATGGATGACCTCGCGGTCAGTGTGGGCCTCAGCGCACCGGAGCTTCCCGGGACTGCCCTCGATCCCGTGGTTGCACTGCTGACCGGGCTTGCCGTCCGGCGCCATGGCCAAGCAGCCTTGCTGCGCGCCCTGACTCGCGCGGAGCGGACACCATCTGCGATCAACGTGTTCTGA
- a CDS encoding ATP-binding protein, which produces MLVARLLELDAVGALTTAHVRAGAQVAGVNARTVRRWLEAARTEGRVERRPRARLELSDQAWEVLAQAGGNVSVLHRHLKDAGGEAPSLASLHRVVRRDLEAGRALPDRAVVRREREEQQTRQALADLALAGTREGGEARAAARRPPHPAPAAASAVLPSGEGGAVVGVALPAGAQLVRTSLVRAVAEAIGQAMAAEGAVCVFGDPGRGKTAAVRMALGEVPAGWKVTWVPVLVRPSVAGMRRAVFDALALPGRFPHTSALADVAVAGALGEARVLVVDEAQRLPGPCLEYLQSLWDDPGTRITLVLCGAGSERALSRLPQLASRVGAWQEVPRLAAAEVATVVADFHPLWRTVPAPDLTWIDQSCAHGTFRTWAALTAHSSKLRGLGAEAVATRPPTYTARRRVPVRPGHARESRLLPRTRLAVARSGGPVHRHPQRRCADVRRRRPANGRQGCRCNRCSSVPPPSQCVERRDWLAGRATRGDRRGYRPRWQSAGQ; this is translated from the coding sequence GTGCTGGTGGCGCGGCTGCTGGAGCTCGATGCGGTCGGGGCGCTGACGACGGCGCACGTGCGGGCGGGCGCCCAGGTCGCTGGGGTGAATGCGCGGACGGTGCGGCGCTGGCTGGAGGCGGCGCGGACGGAGGGCCGTGTGGAGCGCAGGCCGCGGGCCCGGCTGGAGTTGTCCGACCAGGCGTGGGAGGTGCTGGCGCAGGCGGGCGGGAACGTGTCGGTGTTGCATCGGCACTTGAAGGATGCCGGTGGAGAGGCGCCCTCGCTGGCGTCGTTGCACCGGGTGGTGCGCCGGGACCTGGAGGCCGGCAGGGCTCTGCCGGATCGCGCGGTGGTGCGGCGGGAGCGGGAGGAGCAGCAAACGCGGCAGGCGCTGGCTGACCTCGCCCTGGCCGGGACGCGTGAGGGTGGCGAGGCGAGGGCGGCTGCGCGCCGGCCGCCGCACCCCGCGCCGGCGGCGGCATCCGCGGTCCTGCCGTCGGGGGAGGGCGGCGCGGTGGTGGGTGTGGCGTTGCCGGCGGGAGCGCAGTTGGTGCGGACGTCGTTGGTGCGGGCGGTGGCCGAGGCGATCGGGCAGGCGATGGCGGCGGAGGGCGCGGTGTGTGTGTTCGGCGACCCGGGCCGGGGCAAGACCGCCGCCGTGCGGATGGCGCTCGGCGAAGTGCCCGCAGGCTGGAAGGTGACGTGGGTGCCGGTGCTGGTGCGCCCGTCGGTGGCTGGCATGAGGCGGGCGGTGTTCGACGCTCTGGCGCTGCCGGGCCGCTTCCCGCACACCTCTGCGCTGGCCGACGTCGCGGTCGCGGGGGCTCTGGGCGAGGCGCGGGTGCTGGTGGTCGATGAGGCGCAGCGCCTGCCTGGGCCGTGCCTGGAGTATCTGCAGAGCCTGTGGGATGACCCCGGCACGCGGATCACGCTGGTGCTGTGCGGGGCGGGCAGCGAGCGGGCGCTGTCCCGGCTGCCGCAGTTGGCATCGCGGGTCGGCGCGTGGCAGGAGGTCCCGCGCCTGGCCGCAGCGGAAGTGGCGACCGTGGTGGCTGACTTCCATCCGCTGTGGCGCACCGTCCCGGCCCCGGATCTGACGTGGATCGACCAGTCGTGTGCGCACGGCACGTTCCGCACGTGGGCCGCTTTGACTGCGCACAGTTCGAAGCTGCGGGGGCTGGGTGCGGAAGCGGTGGCTACACGGCCCCCGACCTATACCGCCAGACGGCGTGTTCCAGTCCGCCCTGGTCATGCCCGAGAATCGCGGCTGCTTCCTCGTACACGGCTCGCAGTTGCTCGTAGCGGAGGTCCGGTACACCGGCATCCGCAGCGAAGGTGCGCAGATGTACGTCGACGGCGACCTGCGAACGGCCGACAAGGTTGCCGATGTAATCGATGCTCTTCGGTCCCACCCCCTTCGCAGTGCGTAGAACGGCGCGATTGGCTTGCTGGCCGAGCCACGCGTGGAGATCGTCGCGGGTATCGACCCCGTTGGCAGTCAGCAGGTCAGTGA
- a CDS encoding glycosyltransferase family 2 protein translates to MHQTLTSDSLSCLELPTYVSMIMRTSPMISVIVAAHDLQGQLESCLRSILNQSFRDLEVVAVLDQSPECPANVVDDYAQRDGRVSVVRLKGVVGIGRIRNAGAEHAAGDYLLFLDSDHIVGGTTLQAMADQLQATDEPDVLLFGHTRLHHRRSWHGAAAELIAQQGRESFAPIDLPELFGAPAYSWDRLFRRNMWIRQHLSFPDGLYEEVSAVHRAMLAADRIGVLRWNCVQIRRRLTQHPADAPGGTHFDVFARYEESFGLLQERTALDALAPFLFTRMIRHYLFLLNLEGCLSRAERPQFFQRASEHYRRFLPDGYERPDGREGVKFQLVASGMYSAFEAARLPQLARGFVSRGATVRGG, encoded by the coding sequence GTGCACCAGACCCTCACGTCCGATAGCTTGTCATGCCTTGAGCTGCCGACCTATGTTTCGATGATCATGCGTACATCCCCAATGATCAGCGTCATAGTCGCCGCTCACGACCTGCAGGGTCAGCTGGAGAGCTGCCTGCGTTCGATCCTGAACCAGTCCTTCCGGGATCTGGAGGTCGTCGCGGTCCTGGACCAGTCGCCTGAGTGCCCTGCGAACGTGGTGGATGACTACGCTCAGCGTGACGGGCGCGTGTCCGTCGTGCGCTTGAAGGGTGTCGTCGGCATCGGCCGGATACGCAACGCAGGCGCGGAGCACGCCGCCGGTGATTACCTGCTGTTCCTGGACAGCGATCACATCGTCGGGGGTACAACACTTCAGGCCATGGCCGACCAGCTGCAAGCTACAGACGAGCCGGACGTTCTTCTCTTCGGGCATACGCGTCTGCATCACCGTCGCTCCTGGCACGGTGCCGCCGCCGAGCTGATTGCCCAGCAGGGGCGTGAGTCCTTCGCCCCGATCGATCTGCCTGAGTTGTTCGGTGCCCCCGCCTACTCCTGGGACCGCTTGTTCCGCCGCAATATGTGGATCCGGCAGCACCTCTCATTTCCCGACGGTCTCTACGAGGAGGTCTCGGCTGTCCACCGCGCCATGCTCGCCGCTGACCGGATCGGCGTTCTGAGATGGAACTGCGTGCAAATCCGCCGCCGGCTCACCCAACACCCCGCAGACGCGCCAGGCGGCACCCACTTCGACGTCTTCGCCAGGTACGAAGAGAGCTTCGGTCTGCTGCAGGAGCGCACCGCCCTGGACGCTCTGGCTCCCTTTCTCTTCACTCGCATGATTCGTCACTACCTCTTCCTTCTCAATCTTGAGGGGTGCCTCTCCCGCGCCGAGCGCCCGCAGTTCTTCCAACGCGCCAGCGAGCACTACCGCCGATTCCTCCCCGACGGCTACGAGCGCCCCGATGGCCGCGAGGGCGTCAAGTTCCAACTCGTCGCGAGCGGGATGTACAGCGCTTTCGAGGCCGCCAGGCTCCCTCAGCTCGCACGCGGCTTCGTCTCCCGGGGCGCCACCGTCCGCGGAGGGTAG
- a CDS encoding DUF4241 domain-containing protein, which translates to MAAPEVRAYLDAVFTPGTRLGVRRGDPLTFVEVVEVARVTSIRVPSGRLVVDTPWLEDREPRELAVRIPPGAYGVDAAWTEAPYEFMGEHFSGREVAATRLCVREDTVAVWEMGIAAGDNIERLRQGDEVGFNTDTSMGSFGDATAWPALTAPFRRFWEQCRAAAPGILVSRDTENVGGGEFEMVRDEARGADLITFSATEGLSVAWLGRTENGELSSIVVMGHMGMAALA; encoded by the coding sequence GTGGCGGCGCCGGAGGTCCGCGCCTATCTCGATGCGGTGTTCACGCCGGGCACCCGGCTGGGGGTGCGGCGTGGTGATCCACTGACGTTCGTTGAAGTGGTAGAGGTGGCTCGGGTGACGTCGATCCGCGTGCCAAGCGGCCGGCTCGTGGTGGACACCCCATGGCTGGAGGACAGGGAGCCGCGGGAGCTTGCGGTTCGGATCCCTCCTGGTGCGTACGGGGTGGACGCGGCGTGGACGGAAGCACCGTACGAGTTCATGGGGGAGCACTTCTCCGGCCGCGAGGTGGCTGCGACGCGTTTGTGCGTGCGGGAGGACACGGTGGCGGTCTGGGAGATGGGCATCGCCGCAGGCGACAACATCGAACGCCTTCGTCAGGGCGACGAGGTCGGATTCAACACGGACACCTCCATGGGCAGCTTCGGCGATGCGACAGCCTGGCCTGCGCTGACAGCGCCGTTCCGCAGGTTCTGGGAGCAGTGCAGGGCAGCAGCACCGGGCATCCTTGTGTCCCGTGACACCGAGAACGTGGGCGGCGGCGAGTTCGAGATGGTCCGTGATGAGGCCCGGGGCGCAGACCTCATCACCTTCTCCGCCACCGAAGGACTTTCCGTAGCCTGGCTCGGCCGTACAGAAAACGGAGAGCTCAGCTCCATCGTCGTCATGGGCCACATGGGCATGGCCGCGCTGGCCTGA
- a CDS encoding barstar family protein yields MNDFESGLTWVRGDEMCSLASSIAQQGYRVYSITTADGSGRAAFFNAVRAALPLDPPVVSSRSLDALSDSLWGGIQSTDDQKIAIIWEDSSRFFEASPEEFEDACSVLAEVAESLADRTFTAGQPKQVRVFVSRE; encoded by the coding sequence ATGAATGATTTCGAGTCAGGGCTTACGTGGGTCCGTGGCGATGAAATGTGCTCTCTTGCGAGCAGTATCGCCCAGCAGGGGTATCGTGTGTACTCCATAACCACTGCTGACGGCTCAGGTCGCGCGGCATTCTTCAATGCCGTTCGCGCAGCACTTCCGTTGGATCCTCCGGTGGTAAGCTCGCGTAGCTTGGACGCGCTGTCAGATTCTCTGTGGGGCGGGATCCAGTCAACCGATGATCAGAAAATCGCGATCATCTGGGAAGACTCATCGCGCTTCTTCGAGGCGTCTCCCGAGGAATTTGAGGATGCGTGCTCGGTCCTGGCTGAAGTCGCCGAGTCTCTAGCTGATCGGACGTTTACAGCGGGGCAGCCGAAACAGGTTCGCGTCTTCGTTTCAAGAGAGTAG
- a CDS encoding DUF4328 domain-containing protein encodes MLLGLVAAADLFALYAGMRMHSVSGDLLNRSADDIAGADDLYKLAGNLQLIGILATAVVFVVWFYRVRCNADMFAQDVCTRSRGWAIGGWFIPIGNLWIPFTIAREIWTASAQNAPDRSWREVSQRPVGLWWAAWTAALVMARIGSTMQSQAGSPETLQRAADVTMIADALNLTAALLAIAFVRKLTAMQQHTEATPGPVAAA; translated from the coding sequence GTGTTGCTCGGCCTGGTCGCCGCAGCCGACCTGTTCGCCCTGTACGCGGGGATGCGGATGCACAGTGTGAGCGGTGATCTGCTCAACCGCAGCGCCGACGACATCGCCGGCGCCGACGACCTGTACAAGCTGGCCGGGAACCTCCAACTGATCGGGATCCTCGCCACCGCCGTCGTGTTCGTCGTCTGGTTCTACCGGGTCCGCTGCAACGCGGACATGTTTGCGCAGGACGTGTGCACGCGGAGCCGGGGCTGGGCCATCGGCGGCTGGTTCATCCCGATCGGCAACCTGTGGATTCCGTTCACGATCGCCCGCGAGATCTGGACTGCGAGCGCGCAGAACGCACCGGACAGATCGTGGCGCGAGGTCTCCCAGCGGCCCGTAGGGCTGTGGTGGGCCGCCTGGACCGCAGCCCTGGTGATGGCCCGGATCGGTTCCACCATGCAGTCCCAGGCCGGGAGCCCCGAAACCCTCCAGCGCGCCGCTGACGTGACCATGATCGCCGATGCGTTGAACCTCACGGCCGCACTCCTCGCCATCGCCTTCGTAAGAAAGCTGACGGCGATGCAGCAGCACACCGAAGCGACCCCGGGACCGGTCGCCGCCGCCTAG
- a CDS encoding IS256 family transposase — translation MGSKDEPGPVESEHQVRTGAELARIAEKNRDLAEELVERARRDGLQLVGESGLLTGLVKLVLEGALEAEMAEHLGYEKGDPAGAGSGNHRNGTSRKTVLSQVGPVTIDIPRDRAGSFTPQIVPKHARRVEGFTETVVSLYAKGLTTGEIQAHLAEVYDVEVSRDLVSRATAQVAQDLAAWRTRPLDRVYAVLLIDCIYIKIRDGAVANKPVYIAVGINLDGDRDVLGMWVGTGGEGAKQWMTWLTELRNRGVGDVLIACCDGLKGLPESINDVWPQTDVQLCVVHLVRTSLRYSAKQHWAAIARQLREVYTAKTADEAEQRFVRFEEEWGQRYPAVIDTWRRNWEHVIVFMRFPAPIRRVVYTTNMIESLNSRFRQATRRRGHFPDDDAALKVLYLVIRNPIKNRANVTGKTPAWKQAINILASYYGDRVTNH, via the coding sequence ATGGGCAGCAAGGACGAACCGGGCCCCGTTGAAAGCGAGCACCAGGTGCGGACGGGGGCAGAGTTGGCGCGGATCGCTGAGAAGAACCGGGATTTGGCCGAGGAGTTGGTGGAACGGGCCCGACGGGACGGGCTCCAGTTGGTGGGCGAGAGCGGTCTGCTCACCGGGCTGGTGAAGCTGGTCCTGGAGGGTGCGCTGGAGGCCGAGATGGCCGAGCACCTGGGCTACGAGAAAGGAGACCCGGCCGGCGCGGGGTCGGGCAACCACCGCAACGGCACCAGCCGCAAGACCGTGCTCTCCCAGGTGGGGCCGGTGACCATCGACATCCCCCGCGACCGCGCGGGATCGTTCACGCCACAGATCGTGCCCAAGCACGCCCGCCGCGTCGAGGGCTTCACCGAGACCGTCGTCTCCCTGTACGCGAAGGGCCTGACTACCGGGGAGATCCAGGCCCACCTCGCGGAGGTCTACGACGTGGAGGTCTCCCGCGACCTGGTCTCCCGCGCCACTGCCCAGGTCGCCCAGGACCTGGCCGCCTGGCGCACCCGGCCGCTGGACCGCGTCTACGCGGTGCTGCTGATCGACTGCATCTACATCAAGATCCGCGACGGCGCGGTCGCGAACAAGCCGGTCTACATCGCGGTCGGCATCAACCTCGATGGGGACCGCGACGTGCTCGGGATGTGGGTCGGCACCGGCGGCGAGGGCGCCAAGCAGTGGATGACCTGGCTGACCGAACTACGCAACCGCGGCGTTGGGGACGTCCTGATCGCCTGCTGCGACGGCCTCAAGGGGCTGCCGGAGTCGATCAACGACGTGTGGCCCCAGACCGACGTCCAGCTCTGCGTGGTCCACCTCGTGCGCACCAGCCTGCGCTACTCGGCCAAGCAGCACTGGGCCGCCATCGCCCGCCAGCTTCGCGAGGTCTACACGGCCAAGACCGCCGACGAGGCCGAGCAGCGCTTCGTCCGCTTCGAAGAGGAGTGGGGCCAGCGCTACCCGGCAGTGATCGACACCTGGCGCCGCAACTGGGAACACGTGATCGTCTTCATGCGCTTCCCGGCCCCGATCCGCCGCGTCGTCTACACCACCAACATGATCGAGTCCCTCAACTCCCGCTTCCGGCAAGCAACGCGGCGACGCGGCCACTTCCCCGACGACGACGCGGCATTGAAGGTGCTCTACCTGGTCATCCGCAACCCGATCAAGAACCGGGCCAACGTCACCGGCAAGACACCCGCCTGGAAGCAGGCCATCAACATCCTCGCCAGCTACTACGGCGACCGCGTCACCAACCACTGA
- a CDS encoding Helicase associated domain protein codes for MDSVALLDPKGAPHDIVQAIGRALRQKPGQGKLASLIVPVFLQPEEKPEDMFTSGSYRPLVKVLEGLRAHDEEAVELLAIPQEPQKDMVQPSEYIGAAPEEGEEESRLLLRFAAPRDPVMVADWVSFNVIDTEKQDWARGWTSLKRFTEREAHARVPYGHKEGAYPLGQWVAEQRRAYGAGQMTGLRAQRLEKLGMVWSLADERFQENLEAAKAYYDQHWTLCAPRTATMLDRPVGQWLSNLRRPSALDGHPEWEQALREVDPDWNPAWPADWQRHYAALHELVRDEDQTAGETEVLPGFTIHGMDIGKWLAKQQKPEVWAALAEEQRERLEQLGIVPLAPEPVEPEVSGEPSTKPVSAFERGTAALAQYKAREGSVAVPRGHVETLPDGTQVKLGVFLSNTRSRRGKLTADKLQALADLGLDWAA; via the coding sequence GTGGACTCCGTCGCCCTCCTGGACCCGAAGGGCGCGCCCCACGACATCGTCCAAGCCATCGGACGCGCGCTCCGTCAAAAGCCAGGACAGGGGAAGCTCGCCTCTTTGATTGTGCCGGTATTCCTCCAGCCCGAGGAAAAGCCCGAGGACATGTTCACCTCCGGCTCTTACCGCCCATTGGTCAAGGTTCTTGAAGGTCTGCGGGCTCACGATGAAGAGGCCGTGGAACTGCTCGCCATTCCACAGGAACCGCAGAAGGACATGGTGCAGCCGTCCGAGTACATCGGTGCGGCACCTGAGGAAGGCGAGGAAGAATCCCGCCTGCTGCTGCGGTTCGCGGCCCCGCGTGACCCGGTGATGGTCGCGGACTGGGTCTCCTTCAACGTGATCGACACCGAGAAGCAGGACTGGGCCCGCGGCTGGACATCACTGAAAAGGTTCACCGAGCGTGAGGCTCACGCCAGGGTTCCGTACGGGCACAAGGAGGGGGCGTACCCCCTCGGACAGTGGGTCGCGGAGCAGCGACGAGCGTACGGGGCCGGGCAGATGACCGGCCTGCGCGCCCAGCGGCTCGAGAAGCTCGGCATGGTCTGGTCACTGGCCGATGAGCGCTTCCAGGAGAACCTGGAAGCCGCCAAGGCCTACTACGACCAGCACTGGACACTCTGCGCACCCCGGACCGCAACCATGCTGGACCGGCCGGTGGGACAGTGGCTGTCCAACCTCCGCCGCCCCAGCGCCCTGGACGGGCACCCCGAATGGGAGCAGGCGCTGCGCGAGGTCGACCCGGACTGGAACCCGGCGTGGCCGGCCGACTGGCAACGCCACTACGCCGCACTACACGAACTCGTACGCGACGAAGACCAGACGGCCGGCGAGACGGAGGTGCTGCCCGGCTTCACCATCCACGGCATGGACATCGGAAAATGGCTGGCCAAGCAGCAGAAGCCGGAGGTCTGGGCGGCGTTGGCGGAGGAGCAGCGTGAGCGCCTGGAGCAGCTCGGCATCGTGCCGCTGGCCCCGGAACCGGTGGAGCCGGAGGTGTCCGGGGAGCCGTCCACGAAGCCCGTGAGCGCCTTCGAACGAGGCACCGCAGCCCTCGCCCAGTACAAGGCACGGGAGGGCTCTGTGGCCGTCCCCAGGGGGCACGTAGAGACGCTTCCCGACGGGACACAGGTCAAGCTCGGCGTGTTCCTCTCCAACACACGATCCAGACGCGGGAAGTTGACCGCCGACAAGCTCCAGGCGTTGGCCGACCTCGGGCTGGACTGGGCAGCCTAG